One genomic segment of Alkalimarinus alittae includes these proteins:
- the urtC gene encoding urea ABC transporter permease subunit UrtC produces the protein MSFVYEKIMGGKKGLIGFIILAALILVIFPLFLDSFRLNLVGKYLTYAFAAVSLVLLWGYGGILSLGQGIFFGLGGYAMAMFLKLEASSPENTAIQSTPGIPDFMDWNQLTELPWFWEPFTSFTFTILAILIVPAAFAYLIGSAMFKRRVGGVYFAIITQVIAVILTVLIVGQQGLTGGINGITDLRTLNGWDITSDSAKNIFYFINAALLLMVILASRVVLTSKFGRILLAVRDKEDRVRFSGYDVANFKIFVFCFAAMISAIGGAMFTLQVGFMSPSFVGIVPSIEMVIFAAVGGRMSLIGAVYGTLLINFGKTTFSESFPEMWLFLIGGLFIAVVMLFPNGLAGLWDDYGHHITNKLRFIAKGFSKLVPQSMLRKVEDAR, from the coding sequence ATGAGCTTCGTATATGAAAAAATAATGGGCGGAAAGAAAGGGCTAATAGGCTTTATCATTCTTGCTGCATTAATACTGGTGATATTTCCGCTATTTCTGGATTCATTCCGTCTTAATTTAGTTGGTAAATATCTCACTTATGCCTTCGCTGCGGTCAGCTTAGTGCTGCTGTGGGGCTACGGCGGAATTCTCAGCCTAGGCCAAGGCATATTTTTCGGCCTAGGCGGATACGCCATGGCGATGTTTTTAAAACTTGAAGCATCATCACCTGAGAATACCGCCATACAGTCTACGCCAGGCATCCCTGATTTTATGGACTGGAACCAACTGACTGAACTACCTTGGTTTTGGGAACCCTTCACCAGTTTCACCTTTACTATTTTAGCGATATTAATAGTACCTGCAGCCTTCGCTTACCTGATTGGTTCTGCCATGTTTAAGCGTCGAGTCGGCGGTGTTTATTTTGCCATCATTACGCAAGTAATAGCGGTGATTCTGACCGTACTCATTGTCGGTCAACAAGGCTTAACGGGCGGTATAAACGGTATTACCGATTTGCGAACGCTGAACGGCTGGGATATCACCTCTGATAGCGCAAAAAATATATTCTACTTTATCAACGCGGCCCTATTACTCATGGTCATCTTGGCCTCTAGGGTTGTTCTCACCAGTAAGTTCGGCCGCATTTTGTTAGCGGTTCGCGACAAAGAAGATCGTGTTAGGTTTTCGGGTTATGACGTTGCTAACTTTAAAATATTTGTCTTCTGCTTTGCCGCCATGATCTCTGCTATCGGGGGGGCCATGTTCACCCTACAAGTGGGCTTCATGTCACCCTCATTTGTTGGCATCGTTCCTTCAATTGAAATGGTGATATTTGCAGCCGTCGGTGGTCGTATGTCACTCATTGGTGCGGTCTACGGAACACTACTCATCAACTTTGGTAAAACAACTTTTTCAGAGTCTTTTCCCGAAATGTGGCTGTTCTTAATAGGCGGCTTATTTATCGCCGTGGTCATGCTGTTCCCTAATGGGTTAGCAGGGTTATGGGATGACTATGGCCATCACATCACCAACAAGCTTCGCTTTATAGCTAAAGGGTTTAGCAAGCTGGTACCTCAATCGATGCTGCGAAAAGTAGAGGATGCAAGATAA
- the urtB gene encoding urea ABC transporter permease subunit UrtB, with protein MDGYTSSELVSIFAMQGFAGISLFSVLLLMALGLAIIFGQMGVINMAHGEFMAVGAYTTYFMATLTETYFPAFMPYYFVFAIVVAFFVSGILGYLAEFALIRHLYKRPLDTLLATWGLSLIMQQSFRSLFGAREVSPTLPEWLLGSYQPTDMIDIPLNGMFVLGLTAVVTLAVYYLMFKSRWGLRVRATTQNRVMSDAVGINTKKVDRYTFALGCGIAGIAGAAFTTIASTGPTTGTLYIVDTFMVVVFGGAASLFGTIASAFSIAQAQSILEFFISGSMAKVYTLLALVLILMFKPEGLFASKVRR; from the coding sequence ATGGACGGTTATACAAGTAGCGAATTGGTATCAATATTTGCCATGCAGGGCTTCGCTGGCATTAGTTTGTTCAGCGTTCTCCTGCTAATGGCGCTAGGTTTAGCAATCATCTTCGGTCAAATGGGCGTCATCAATATGGCGCATGGTGAGTTCATGGCTGTCGGGGCGTACACCACGTATTTCATGGCGACACTCACCGAAACTTACTTCCCGGCATTCATGCCTTACTATTTTGTGTTTGCTATTGTGGTCGCCTTTTTCGTCTCAGGAATACTCGGCTACCTCGCGGAATTTGCACTCATACGGCACCTCTACAAACGACCCCTCGACACATTGCTGGCCACGTGGGGACTAAGCCTCATTATGCAGCAGTCGTTTCGCTCGCTATTTGGTGCCAGAGAAGTAAGCCCGACGCTACCTGAATGGTTACTGGGGTCATATCAACCAACAGACATGATAGACATTCCACTTAACGGCATGTTCGTACTGGGCTTAACGGCCGTCGTAACACTTGCAGTTTATTATCTGATGTTCAAGTCGCGATGGGGGCTTCGCGTTAGGGCTACCACTCAAAACCGCGTAATGAGTGATGCCGTAGGGATCAACACTAAAAAGGTCGATCGTTACACCTTTGCATTAGGTTGCGGTATCGCCGGTATCGCTGGTGCCGCATTCACCACGATTGCATCCACAGGCCCCACAACGGGAACCTTATATATTGTCGATACCTTTATGGTGGTTGTTTTCGGTGGCGCAGCAAGCTTATTCGGCACCATCGCCTCAGCGTTTTCTATCGCCCAGGCACAATCAATTTTGGAGTTCTTTATCAGCGGTTCAATGGCAAAGGTTTATACCCTGCTCGCCTTGGTACTCATTTTAATGTTTAAGCCAGAAGGACTATTTGCCAGTAAAGTTCGCCGTTAA